One genomic window of Struthio camelus isolate bStrCam1 chromosome 1, bStrCam1.hap1, whole genome shotgun sequence includes the following:
- the ATP5F1C gene encoding ATP synthase subunit gamma, mitochondrial produces the protein MFARGAAVALYQPQWGQVRNMATLKDITRRLKSIKNIQKITKSMKMVSAAKYARAERELKPARVYGTGALALYEKAEIKAPEDKKKYLLIGVSSDRGLCGAIHTSIAKTMKSEITNLSNAGKEVMVVGVGDKIRGLLQRTHSNYFLLTFKEVGRRPPSFGDASVIATELLNSGYEFDEGSIIYNRFRSVISYKTDEKPIFSLETVAGSESLSIYDDIDADVLRNYQEFTLANILYYSLKESTTSEQSARMTAMDNASKNASEMIDKLTLTFNRTRQAVITKELIEIISGAAAL, from the exons ATGTTCGCCCGGGGCGCCGCCGTCGCCCTTTACCAGCCGCAATG GGGCCAAGTCAGGAATATGGCAACTCTAAAAGACA TTACCAGGCGTTTAAAGTCCATCAAGAACATTCAGAAAATTACGAAGTCCATGAAGATGGTTTCTGCAGCAAAATATGCAAGAGCTGAGAGGGAACTGAAGCCTGCTAGAGTATATGGAACCGGAGCACTGG CTCTCTatgagaaagcagaaattaaagcACCTGAGGACAAGAAGAAGTACCTCCTTATTGGTGTCTCCTCTGATCGAGGGCTCTGTGGAGCTATTCATACATCTATTGCTAAAACCATGAAGAGTGAGATTACCAACCTCTCAAATGCGGGGAAAGAAGTTATGGTGGTTGGAGTAGGTGACAAGATCAGAGGCCTGCTTCAAAG GACACACAGCAATTACTTCCTGCTAACGTTCAAAGAAGTGGGACGGAGACCTCCCAGCTTTGGAGATGCTTCAGTCATTGCTACAGAGCTGTTAAACTCCGGGTATGAATTTGATGAAGGATCCATCATCTACAATCGGTTCAG GTCTGTCATCTCGTACAAGACTGATGAAAAACCAATATTTTCTCTTGAAACAGTGGCTGGTTCTG AAAGCCTTAGTATCTATGATGATATTGATGCTGATGTGCTGAGAAACTACCAGGAATTTACACTAGCAAATATTCTGTACTACTCCCTGAAAGAATCCACTACCAGCGAGCAGAGCGCCAGGATGACCGCTATGGACAATGCTAGCAAAAATGCTT CTGAGATGATTGACAAATTGACCTTGACATTCAACCGTACCCGCCAAGCTGTAATTACCAAGGAGCTCATTGAGATCATTTctggtgctgctgctctgtaa